From a single Centropristis striata isolate RG_2023a ecotype Rhode Island chromosome 14, C.striata_1.0, whole genome shotgun sequence genomic region:
- the nrm gene encoding nurim has protein sequence MASLTVRGWALCAVSLLNFGFVFISGADFIRFVSFRAIYHNITGDTTLCQDSIPWSAALQDSSVLGSLVVDVGLLALFIVQHSLLAWSPVKQALQSVLGALNRTAYCFTTALALQMLMRYWQPVTGAPCLWSVRHAPWSIWFPLLCFSLHFLCWAIICSILMIFDYPEFMGIKQVYYECLGLGDPLSHKSPRAQRFLSHLRHPVCVELGVVLWLLPAMSLDRLLLAGSLSTYLALAHSLDKQDLAYLCVQLNNKLQLLAEPQRGSEHKEK, from the exons ATGGCGTCACTCACGGTACGTGGCTGGGCTCTCTGCGCCGTCTCTCTGCTCAACTTTGGGTTTGTTTTCATATCCGGTGCAGACTTTATTCGGTTTGTTTCATTTCGAGCAATTTACCACAACATCACCGGGGACACGACGCTCTGTCAAG ACTCCATACCATGGTCGGCGGCCCTGCAGGACAGCTCTGTCCTGGGGTCCCTTGTTGTGGATGTGGGGCTGCTGGCTCTCTTCATCGTGCAGCACAGTCTGCTCGCCTGGTCACCTGTCAAACAGGCTCTCCAGTCAGTGCTGGGGGCTCTGAACAGGACAGCATACTGCTTCACCACTGCGCTGGCACTCCAG ATGTTGATGCGTTACTGGCAGCCTGTAACTGGCGCCCCCTGTCTGTGGTCAGTGCGTCATGCACCCTGGAGTATCTGGTTCCCCCTGCTCTGCTTCAGTCTGCACTTCCTCTGCTGGGCGATCATCTGCAGCATCCTCATGATCTTTGATTACCCTGAGTTTATGGGCATCAAACAG GTGTATTACGAGTGTCTCGGTTTAGGCGACCCCCTGTCTCACAAGTCGCCTCGTGCCCAGCGCTTCCTGTCTCACCTCCGCCACCCGGTGTGTGTGGAGCTGGGCGTCGTGCTGTGGCTCCTGCCGGCCATGTCCCTGGACAGACTCCTGCTGGCGGGGAGTCTGTCCACCTACCTGGCCCTGGCACACTCTCTGGATAAACAGGATTTAGCGTACCTCTGCGTGCAGCTTAACAACAAGCTGCAGCTCTTAGCGGAGCCGCAGCGGGGCAGCGAACACAAGGAGAAGTGA
- the limd1b gene encoding Wilms tumor protein 1-interacting protein, with the protein MVLQARGKSYHPSCFCCVVCRRSLEGQPFTVDAHNRVYCVSDYHKVQAPLCAACRAPILPTEGSTESIRVVSFDRNYHVECYSGEVNLI; encoded by the exons GTGCTGCAGGCTCGTGGGAAGTCCTACCACCCGTCCTGTTTCTGCTGTGTGGTCTGCAGACGAAGCCTGGAGGGTCAGCCCTTCACTGTGGACGCACACAACAGGGTTTACTGTGTCAGCGACTACCACAA GGTTCAGGCTCCTCTGTGTGCTGCATGCAGAGCACCGATACTGCCGACTGAG GGATCCACAGAGTCTATTCGAGTGGTTTCATTTGACAGAAATTACCACGTAGAGTGCTACAGTGGAGAGGTTAACCTCATTTGA